The Choloepus didactylus isolate mChoDid1 chromosome 13, mChoDid1.pri, whole genome shotgun sequence genome contains a region encoding:
- the LOC119508005 gene encoding histone chaperone ASF1, with the protein MAKVQVNNVVVLDNPSPFYNPFQFEITFECIEDLSEDLEWKIIYVGSAESEEYDQVLDSVLVGPVPAGRHMFVFQADAPNPGLIPDADAVGVTVVLITCTYRGQEFIRVGYYVNNEYTETELRENPPVKPDFSKLQRNILASNPRVTRFHINWEDNTEKLEDAESSNPNLQSLLSTDALPSASKGWSTSENSLNVMLESHMDCM; encoded by the coding sequence atggCAAAGGTTCAGGTGAACAATGTAGTGGTGCTGGATAACCCTTCTCCTTTCTACAACCCCTTCCAGTTCGAGATCACCTTCGAGTGCATCGAGGACCTGTCTGAAGACTTGGAATGGAAAATTATCTATGTGGGCTCTGCAGAAAGTGAAGAATACGACCAAGTTTTAGACTCTGTTTTAGTGGGTCCTGTTCCTGCAGGAAGGCATATGTTTGTATTTCAGGCTGATGCACCTAATCCAGGACTCATTCCAGATGCAGATGCAGTAGGTGTAACAGTTGTGTTAATTACATGTACCTATCGAGGTCAAGAATTTATTAGAGTTGGCTATTATGTAAATAATGAATATACTGAGACAGAATTAAGGGAAAATCCGCCAGTGAAACCAGACTTTTCTAAGCTTCAAAGGAATATTTTGGCATCTAATCCCAGGGTCACAAGATTCCACATTAATTGGGAAGATAACACAGAAAAGCTGGAAGATGCAGAGAGCAGTAATCCAAATTTACAGTCACTTCTTTCAACAGATGCATTGCCTTCAGCATCAAAGGGATGGTCCACATCAGAAAACTCACTAAATGTCATGTTAGAATCCCACATGGACTGCATGTGA